ttaaaaaaaataatttttcGAAACGGTAACAAACTTTCGCAGCGTTACAAAAGAAACCTTAAAAACCATatgaaaacaggaagtgttggtttttgttagaaacgaaaatcgcttcttaataatcgctctagacaaattcaggaaaacaaagttttattagcaagtctgcagagtcgggcacccttctgagtaaaaggcgcgctgaggcttacaaagtttctcattatatacagcacaaatccctcccctccttggctctaacaagccatgaggttcacattcttaaaaacatcattattcttcgatttacacccttatcacaaagtctgcaacaaatgcctccagaccctccccttcctggctctaacgagccatgaggttcacattcttaaaaacatcattattctttgatttgcacccttatcacaaagtcttcagagtctccaaagttgtttctctcaccctgcagtattatcagtcaaggactcattcttccctgcctgtgttaatggtttcatcaatcaagggcctgtttgtttttactctgctcacaaattgtcagcattctgcacaatttaaactattctacttttgagtatacaaaatgttttagaaaagaaacaaaagttttgtcttttattatagatcagtctgtggtccaggcacatcttaaagtttgaaccgaaattacctctcacaattccacccttttctctttttaagatgtgcctgaacAAGAtaagccccccccccctcctcaagggcccgggaaatccttggtctttcgcagcaacatcactttaagttcacgcgtcccatgttgtggaaccaccactgcctggagtcgggaaatatttttctgaattaaaaactgaatacagggagttaggcagggtaatacgagaagaagaatcatgcccccccccaaccatcagtagcgccgtgcgccaccaactaccacctaggagaccatcccaccatccgatgccactaagaggacgccaagattgtactggcacatgggccaatttccgaatttcatcggaaatttccaaaaccgctttaccattatcgtcaatttctaggcagcagttagtcaggttaaacttcccgcacacgcccccctccgaggccaacagataatccaaggcaagtcggttttgatatatagcagccctcatctgatcctgctgcttagccagcaactcCAGGGCCAGAGCGGTCTGGTTAGTAATgacctctacgactgcttggagcctgataattcgatttaacatatagataggagtacgatatccccatgatccgtcctgtgcccatgtagccggcccgtagtattcaataatccgggccagtggccactcatccccccaatcaccgacttggatacCTCTTGGCGACCTACGcagggagtcaaagagtttaattcccaaatcatcgccttcctcccggggtaataggaagaattcaggtcgtattagacccaggaagcatactccagcccatcccatggggaGTTTGGAAtatgcctgattaccgcatatccaaaataggccatctggagcaggccccCCCCTGTTTCGCAACTTTATTCCACACCTCTTTTACCCCAGGAATGCCCTCATAAGGGCCGGAGCCGCTACAATTCCAAAACCGAGAGTCATCACCCAGCCTCACACAATTGCGGTTCTCCTGTTTTGCAATGTACCATGTGATATCCTTAGGCCACCAGACTTGTGTGGTTGCATTCAACACACTCTGACAGGGGCTGATACCCACCTCAATCTTCCCTTTCCCTTCAACACACAACTGGCCTTCCGGGCTGTTAGTCAGTCTCCACCTCTGTCCTTTTCTTTCGTTGACATGTGTCCAATTATACTGATGTAACTCCCATATATCTAAGCTATGACCAGACCACGGCCATTGTTCAGtcatatgcggccccccacaaacccagcaattgctaataTTTAACACGGTGGCTATCCTAGACGtaagatcaataaacaggttctGTGTTACATCGGGAAGTTTGATCTCCTCTTCTACCTCCTTGTATATAGACGGCACCTTGGAGACAACGACCGTCCTTTGACGGTCCTGCTCTTTCTCTAACTTCCGTACAGTATTCTgtactctggtctccctgactctGTCCACATGTTCCTTGAGCAACATGGAGGGTAGGCCCCACTGCCCAGCTTTGTTAACACAGACCCAGCGGTCATTTTTGGGGCACCCACGGACCCtgccaccgtatcctttattatacACTTGATAATAGGGTtttccaccctcccaacattcTTGCCGTGCATTCAAATCGTAACACCGATCGTCCACATGGGAGTGAGAAACAAATGATCCCGAGTAGATCCTACTCCCAAGCCTCACCGTAgtccgacatttgtcacatctccccttACCCTCCCCCACATACAAGAGAAAACTGATtaatatccccaccaatacagtccaagtagagttcattattgctgtcttttcagttttaccaccaacggcttgtctccttgctcgcatgtccaagtgctttctTCTTCAGAtggaacaggcccctttatcctcgatgcgtggacccaccctttctctttcgtccgaacagctgcttcagttgttaacagaaccaggaacggtccttcccaccgcggctggagcttttcggccttccaggtcttaacaagtacccagtctccgggctccaccttatgcaagaggaagtcgagcggcggagtgtgagccaggagacctttcctccggagttctcTTGGGCAAATTTGACCTCAGTGGGATCCCTCCTGCGCCACGTGGTGTACCACAGATTGAGGTCACCTTTGATATTGACGCAAATGGCATCTTGAATGTCTCTGCTGTGGACAAGAGCACTGGCAAAGAGAGCAAAATCACCATCACCAATAACAAGGGCAGGTTGAGTAAGGAGGAGATCGAGAGGATAGTGCAGGAAGCGGAGAGGTACAAAGGTCAGGATGATATGCAGCGTGAGAAAATTACAGCCAAGAATTCCCTGGAGTCGTACGCATTTAACATGAAGAGTTCAGTGGAGGAAGAGAAAACGAAAGGCAagatcagtgaggaagataagAACAAAGTCATCGAAAAGTGTAACCAGGCCATCTCCTGGCTGGAGGCAAACcaaacagcagagaaggaggactttgagcagcagttgaaagatttgaagaaaaaaaaaatatgcAAGCCCATCATTGCCAAACTTTACCAGGGAGGTATGCCCGAAGGGCCATTCTCAGAACAAGTCAGAAAGGACCCTTCTGGTGGACCAACAATTGAAGAGGTTgattgaaactttaactctcttcaaagtaatatcattttcagttggtctctcttctccaccattccatccccccacctccctgaAATTGCAACAGTCCTTTAGAATTTCTCGGGGCTTCTGTAAACCCAGTTGATTTGGACATTTGCACAGTTAGGTAAATGATGGCCTACATTTCTGAAGTTTGGGTGTTTGAATGGTAGCAATTAAACGTGTCAATGGTGAATTTTTCTGCAAACTGTTTCCTGTATGTTTTATACATTGAGTAGTTTACACCCTTTTAGCTGCTAATGGAGTTCTTTCTCAGTTTTCTGCACACTACAAGAATGCACCGTATGATTCAGAAATTCAGTCAGTTGTCACTAATCCTGAGAAGTTATTGTTTAGACAGGTTATACTTACAGTTAAGCAAGCCAGCTATCCTTTCTGTCATGTAGTTGGAACAGTGTTCCCTTATAATAAATAGTATACAACAGAGATTCTATTTTCATACAGACCACAAGAAGGTGGTGTTATAACAATTGGCAGCCTTTGCAGACTTAATTTGTATGCAATTATTGGGGAAAGTaatcacaattaaatatctttggTGGAAAATGCATAACATCCGAGCagtgactatcaataatacaatttCTCTCCGTGCACAACCAATTTTCAGATGATGTCCTTTGTGTTCTCCAAAAGCTTGTTTAACCATTTGAATCATTAAGTGGATAGGACCAATTTTCATGCATTGTGTGTCTGTTGCTGTCATAAATGTTTTTTTGTTTGCAGcaaaatttaagttttttttttgatACCTTCCAGACATTGATTCTCTCACAATCTTTTCCATTTTTATGACTTTTCTTTCaactctgtctgtttttttttccccttggtTAATCATTCTTTGATATTCCCTTCCTGGAATCATTTTTCCTCACTGAGGAAACTGGGAGTCATGAACTATTTTCATAAAAGTGTGCAGTTGTTCATTAGTTGTCTTTTCTATTAAACTTCTTTCTGAGTCCACTCCAGTTAACTCTGCACAATGCCTACCTTCTTCGAGTTTATAGCACAGTTGTTTTCAACCCAAGTTTCTTACTCTTAACATGAATGCTaacttctatcatattatggtcactgtaacctTTAGAGTTTATTTTTACTTTGTGATCACGTATTAAACCTTCCTCAGTATATATTATCAGACGCAAAATAGCTTGATTCCCATTTGGATGTAGAACATATGATTCTAGAAAAGTGTCCTTCTGACTTCCTTAGGCAActtgattttcccaatctacatgaaaattaaaatcaccagtGATAAATATACTGCCTGTTTTTTACACACCTTATTTTCTCCCTGAACTATTCTGTCCCAAAGAAAGCTATTGTTGATGGGTCTGTGGACAACTCCCAGCAGCATCTTTACCCATTATTTTTTATAAGCTCCCACTTATATGGATTTTATAACATATGTTTCCAAGATCATTTCCTGCTACTTATACTTATTCTATCTACAAATAACAAAACATACACCAGCCCATCCCTTAATCGCCTtagatcccttatttcccatttcCGAGGACTTC
Above is a genomic segment from Chiloscyllium punctatum isolate Juve2018m chromosome 23, sChiPun1.3, whole genome shotgun sequence containing:
- the LOC140493942 gene encoding heat shock 70 kDa protein-like — protein: QVPSLRAPPYARGSRAAECEPGDLSSGVLLGKFDLSGIPPAPRGVPQIEVTFDIDANGILNVSAVDKSTGKESKITITNNKGRLSKEEIERIVQEAERYKGQDDMQREKITAKNSLESYAFNMKSSVEEEKTKGKISEEDKNKVIEKCNQAISWLEANQTAEKEDFEQQLKDLKKKKICKPIIAKLYQGGMPEGPFSEQVRKDPSGGPTIEEVD